One Drosophila kikkawai strain 14028-0561.14 chromosome 3L, DkikHiC1v2, whole genome shotgun sequence genomic window carries:
- the LOC108083036 gene encoding uncharacterized protein, protein MRDDRQRFQLPAVAIVFILVLQPCFALPFGTGSSNDIDIDGNYQNSSGGRPVDYHTVVGHFKDFFMHLPVMMTTIKETMSGFPKFAEGMRILTSGKGRVDGEDCKCSQNGLTSSEILDSNGRFG, encoded by the exons ATGAGAGACGACAGACAACGATTCCAGCTACCAGCAGTGGCAATAGTTTTCATATTGG TTCTACAGCCCTGCTTTGCCCTGCCCTTTGGCACTGGTTCTAGTAATGATATTGATATCGATGGAAACTATCAAAACTCCAGCGGCGGAAGGCCCGTGGATTATCACACGGTTGTGGGTCATTTCAAGGACTTCTTTATGCACCTTCCCGTTATGATGACCACCATTAAGGAGACCATGTCAGGATTTCCTAAATTCGCCGAGGGAATGCGCATACTGACCTCTGGCAAAGGACGTGTCGATGGCGAGGACTGTAAGTGCAGCCAAAACGGATTAACGAGCAGCGAAATCTTGGATTCAAATGGAAGATTTGGTTGA
- the Ir76b gene encoding glutamate receptor ionotropic, delta-1 translates to MVAGIELMVAAALCATCPPLNESLPPNLIQLGDDTGLPTEMPIDLEASVAGVDVDAPAETLETIIGKKLKVREMREWIVGKHLRIATLEDYPLSYTELLENGTRIGHGVSFQIIDFLKKKFNFTYEVFVPQDNIIGSPTDYDRSLIEMVNSSVVDLAAAFIPSLSDQRSFVYYSTTTLDEGEWIMVMQRPRESASGSGLLAPFEFWVWILILVSLLAVGPIIYVLIILRNRLTGDREQLPYSLGHCAWFVYGALMKQGSTLSPIADSTRLLFATWWIFITILTSFYTANLTAFLTLSRFTLPYNTVNDILTKNKHFVSMRGGGVEYAIRTTNESLSMLNRMIQNNYAVFSDETNDTYNLQNYVERNGYVFVRDRPAINIMLYQDYLYRKTISYTDEKIHCPFAMAKEPFLKKKRTFAYPIGSNLSQLFDPELLNLVESGIVKHLSAKDLPSAEICPQDLGGTERQLRNGDLMMTYYIMLAGFATALAVFSTELVFRYVNSRQEANKWARHGIGRSPNGQSVAPSRWLRGWRRLDSGHKQLLGASTHGQNVTPPPPYQSIFNGAGHGDALNRWRRPLGNGNGIGNGVLLGGDSDGGVRRLINGRDYMVFRSPNGQSQLVPVRSPSAALFQYTYTE, encoded by the exons ATGGTCGCCGGCATAGAGTTAATGGTGGCCGCCGCCCTCTGCGCCACTTGTCCGCCGCTAAACGAATCCCTGCCGCCGAATCTGATTCAGCTGGGCGATGACACCGGCCTGCCCACCGAAATGCCCATTGATCTGGAGGCCTCGGTTGCCGGCGTGGATGTGGATGCCCCCGCAGAGACGCTGGAAACTATTATTGGAAAGAAGCTTAAGGTGCGCGAGATGCGCGAGTGGATAGTGGGCAAGCATCTGCGGATTGCCACGCTCGAGGACTATCCGCTTAGCTATACGGAGCTGCTGGAGAACGGCACACGCATTGGCCACGGCGTGTCCTTCCAGATTattgattttctcaaaaagaAGTTTAACTTTACGTACGAAGTGTTTGTTCCCCAGGACAACATTATCGGCTCACCCACCGACTATGATCGCAGTCTTATAGAGATGGTCAATAGTAGT GTCGTGGACCTGGCTGCCGCCTTTATACCTTCACTTTCTGACCAGAGGAGCTTTGTTTACTACTCAACCACAACGCTGGACGAGGGCGAGTGGATAATGGTGATGCAGCGGCCTCGGGAATCGGCCAGCGGCTCAGGCCTGCTGGCTCCCTTCGAGTTCTGGGTCTGGATATTGATCCTGGTCTCCCTGCTCGCCGTTGGGCCCATCATTTACGTGCTGATCATCCTGAGAAACCGATTAACCGGCGACCGTGAGCAGCTACCGTACTCTCTGGGCCATTGTGCTTGGTTCGTGTACGGGGCGCTGATGAAGCAGGGCAGCACTCTGTCCCCCATTGCCG ACTCGACCCGGTTGCTTTTTGCCACTTGGTGGATTTTCATCACGATACTGACGTCCTTCTATACGGCCAACCTGACTGCCTTTCTCACCCTCTCGAGGTTTACGCTCCCCTACAACACGGTCAACGACATCCTGACCAAGAACAAGCACTTTGTCTCCATGCGGGGAGGTGGGGTGGAGTATGCCATTCGAACA ACCAACGAGTCTCTGTCCATGCTGAATCGTATGATTCAGAATAACTACGCCGTGTTTTCAGACGAGACCAATGACACTTACAACCTGCAAAACTACGTAGAACGGAATGGTTATGTCTTCGTGCGGGATCGGCCGGCGATCAATATAATGCTGTACCAAGACTACCTGTACCGCAAAACCATTAGCTACACCGACGAGAAGATTCACTGTCCTTTTGCCATGGCCAAGGAGCCATTCCTCAAAAAGAAGCGCACTTTCGCCTATCCCATCGGTTCGAATCTAAGCCAGCTCTTCGATCCTGA GCTTCTCAACCTGGTCGAGTCGGGCATCGTGAAGCATCTTTCGGCCAAGGACCTGCCGAGTGCGGAGATATGCCCACAGGATCTTGGCGGCACTGAGCGACAGCTAAGAAATGGTGATTTAATGATGACCTACTACATCATGCTGGCCGGCTTTGCCACTGCGCTGGCCGTCTTTAGCACAGAGTTGGTGTTCCGCTATGTGAACAGTCGCCAGGAGGCAAACAAGTGGGCGCGTCACGGCATTGGCCGCTCGCCCAACGGTCAGTCAGTGGCTCCCTCCCGTTGGCTTCGAGGCTGGCGCCGCTTGGACAGCGGCCACAAGCAATTGCTAGGTGCATCCACTCATGGTCAGAATGTCACACCGCCGCCACCCTACCAGAGCATCTTCAATGGGGCCGGCCATGGGGATGCGTTGAACCGTTGGCGACGACCTTTAGGTAATGGAAACGGGATCGGTAATGGCGTCCTGCTTGGCGGCGATTCTGATGGTGGCGTCAGGCGTTTGATCAACGGTCGCGACTATATGGTGTTCCGGAGTCCAAACGGCCAGAGTCAGTTGGTACCTGTGCGATCGCCCTCGGCGGCGCTCTTTCAGTATACTTACACGGAGTAG
- the LOC108083002 gene encoding phospholipase B1, membrane-associated — MSSTSLICFGLLFLYSVTHVTSQRTSLDVALKNSYRPLRLLGLAFTGRSGDDPQNVQRVRMAGKTQKSNPRTRALLEFCDAEHGPGRRSQERPTSVHRLRPGDIDVIGAMGDSLTAGNGIFATNLLHVTVENRGVVWSIGGQYDWRKYLTLPNILKEFNPNLYGYAIKDGLSTDRTSRFDVAELAAMSRDMPYMAKVLVRRMQRDPNVNMTADWKLVTIFIGNNDFCADICYYPEPERTVEWHERNMLKTYRYLRDNVPRLVLNVVPAPNLRFLTNLSGLPPICTSTLRFECPCLVGKSKSKLDYMESIMKRWIAKDMEIANRDEFNTETFTINVQTFSQFHDFPRTRSGQTDTRFFSEDCFHLSQRGHAAAANAIWNNMLEMPGEKSGFATQLFETFRCPTAQRPYLITRENSRPDFVI; from the exons ATGTCGTCGACTAGCCTGATTTGCTTTGGCCTCCTCTTCCTGTACTCTGTCACCCATGTGACGTCACAGCGGACGTCACTGGACGTGGCCTTAAAAAACTCCTACCGTCCGCTGCGTCTTCTGGGCCTGGCCTTCACCGGGAGATCTGGCGATGATCCACAAAACGTGCAGCGCGTACGAATGGCAGGG AAAACCCAAAAATCGAATCCCCGCACCCGAGCTCTTTTGGAATTCTGCGATGCCGAGCACGGACCCGGCAGACGAAGCCAGGAGAGACCAACCAGCGTGCACCGCCTCCGGCCCGGAGACATTGATGTGATTGGGGCCATGGGCGACTCGCTGACCGCCGGAAATGGTATCTTTGCTACAAACCTGCTGCACGTGACCGTTGAGAACAGGGGTGTGGTGTGGTCCATTGGGGGGCAGTATGACTGGCGCAAGTACCTGACGCTGCCCAACATCCTTAAGGAGTTCAATCCGAATCTATATGGGTATGCCATAAAGGATGGGCTCTCCACGGATCGTACTTCCCGCTTTGATGTCGCCGAACTGGCTGCCATGTCCCGGGATATGCCTTACATGGCCAAGGTTCTAGTACGTCGCATGCAGCGCGATCCTAACGTGAATATGACCGCCGACTGGAAGCTGGTCACGATCTTCATTGGCAACAATGACTTTTGTGCGGACATCTGCTATTATCCGGAGCCGGAGCGAACGGTCGAGTGGCACGAGCGAAACATGTTGAAGACCTATCGTTATCTAAGAGACAATGTGCCTCGTTTGGTGCTGAACGTGGTGCCTGCCCCCAATCTGAGGTTCCTCACAAATCTGTCGGGTTTGCCGCCCATTTGCACCAGCACCCTACGCTTCGAGTGTCCCTGCCTGGTGGGCAAAAGCAAGTCCAAGCTGGACTACATGGAGAGCATCATGAAGCGTTGGATAGCCAAAGACATGGAGATAGCCAACAGAGATGAGTTCAACACGGAG ACCTTTACAATCAACGTGCAGACATTCTCGCAGTTTCATGACTTCCCCCGCACGCGTTCCGGTCAGACGGACACCAGGTTCTTCTCGGAGGACTGCTTCCATCTCAGTCAGCGTGGTCATGCCGCCGCGGCTAATGCCATTTGGAACAACATGCTGGAGATGCCGGGCGAGAAGAGCGGTTTTGCCACCCAACTGTTCGAGACCTTTCGCTGCCCCACCGCACAGCGTCCATATCTCATCACCAGGGAGAACAGTCGTCCGGACTTTGTGATATAA